Proteins from a single region of Lepus europaeus isolate LE1 chromosome 4, mLepTim1.pri, whole genome shotgun sequence:
- the C1QTNF2 gene encoding complement C1q tumor necrosis factor-related protein 2 isoform X1: MFPTLEKRRLREKSFVKGPAVATMIPWVLLACAFPCAADPLLGAFARRDFQKGSPQLVCSLPGPQGPPGPPGAPGPSGMVGRMGFPGKDGQDGQDGDRGDSGEEGPPGRTGNRGKPGPKGKAGAIGRAGPRGPKGVSGAPGKHGTPGKKGPKGKKGEPGLPGPCSCGSGRAKSAFSVAVTKSYPRERLPIKFDKILMNEGGHYNASSGKFVCGVPGIYYFTYDITLANKHLAIGLVHNGQYRIRTFDANTGNHDVASGSTILALKQGDEVWLQIFYSEQNGLFYDPYWTDSLFTGFLIYADQDNPNEV; encoded by the exons GTGGCCACCATGATCCCCTGGGTGCTCTTGGCCTGTGCCTTTCCCTGTGCTGCTGACCCACTGCTCGGTGCCTTCGCACGCAGGGACTTCCAGAAGGGCTCCCCTCAGCTTGTCTGCAGCCTGCCGGGCCCTCAGGGTCCACCTGgccccccaggagccccagggccctCAGGAATGGTGGGAAGAATGGGCTTTCCTGGCAAAGACGGCCAGGATGGCCAGGACGGGGACCGGGGGGACAGCGGAGAGGAAG GTCCACCTGGCCGGACAGGTAACCGGGGAAAGCCAGGACCAAAGGGCAAAGCCGGGGCCATTGGGCGGGCTGGCCCTCGCGGCCCCAAGGGGGTCAGTGGTGCCCCCGGGAAGCATGGCACACCAGGCAAGAAGGGGCCCAAGGGCAAGAAGGGGGAGCCGGGcctcccaggcccctgcagctgcggCAGTGGCCGTGCCAAGTCGGCCTTCTCGGTGGCAGTGACCAAGAGCTACCCACGGGAGCGGCTGCCCATCAAGTTTGACAAGATTCTGATGAACGAGGGTGGCCACTACAATGCATCCAGCGGCAAGTTCGTCTGCGGCGTGCCAGGGATCTACTACTTCACCTATGACATCACGCTGGCCAATAAGCACCTGGCCATCGGCCTGGTACACAACGGCCAATACCGCATCCGGACCTTTGACGCCAACACCGGCAACCACGACGTGGCCTCGGGCTCCACCATCCTTGCTCTCAAGCAGGGTGATGAGGTCTGGCTGCAAATCTTCTACTCAGAGCAGAATGGACTCTTCTACGACCCGTACTGGACCGACAGCCTCTTCACAGGCTTCCTCATCTACGCTGACCAGGACAACCCCAATGAGGTGTAG
- the C1QTNF2 gene encoding complement C1q tumor necrosis factor-related protein 2 isoform X2 — protein sequence MIPWVLLACAFPCAADPLLGAFARRDFQKGSPQLVCSLPGPQGPPGPPGAPGPSGMVGRMGFPGKDGQDGQDGDRGDSGEEGPPGRTGNRGKPGPKGKAGAIGRAGPRGPKGVSGAPGKHGTPGKKGPKGKKGEPGLPGPCSCGSGRAKSAFSVAVTKSYPRERLPIKFDKILMNEGGHYNASSGKFVCGVPGIYYFTYDITLANKHLAIGLVHNGQYRIRTFDANTGNHDVASGSTILALKQGDEVWLQIFYSEQNGLFYDPYWTDSLFTGFLIYADQDNPNEV from the exons ATGATCCCCTGGGTGCTCTTGGCCTGTGCCTTTCCCTGTGCTGCTGACCCACTGCTCGGTGCCTTCGCACGCAGGGACTTCCAGAAGGGCTCCCCTCAGCTTGTCTGCAGCCTGCCGGGCCCTCAGGGTCCACCTGgccccccaggagccccagggccctCAGGAATGGTGGGAAGAATGGGCTTTCCTGGCAAAGACGGCCAGGATGGCCAGGACGGGGACCGGGGGGACAGCGGAGAGGAAG GTCCACCTGGCCGGACAGGTAACCGGGGAAAGCCAGGACCAAAGGGCAAAGCCGGGGCCATTGGGCGGGCTGGCCCTCGCGGCCCCAAGGGGGTCAGTGGTGCCCCCGGGAAGCATGGCACACCAGGCAAGAAGGGGCCCAAGGGCAAGAAGGGGGAGCCGGGcctcccaggcccctgcagctgcggCAGTGGCCGTGCCAAGTCGGCCTTCTCGGTGGCAGTGACCAAGAGCTACCCACGGGAGCGGCTGCCCATCAAGTTTGACAAGATTCTGATGAACGAGGGTGGCCACTACAATGCATCCAGCGGCAAGTTCGTCTGCGGCGTGCCAGGGATCTACTACTTCACCTATGACATCACGCTGGCCAATAAGCACCTGGCCATCGGCCTGGTACACAACGGCCAATACCGCATCCGGACCTTTGACGCCAACACCGGCAACCACGACGTGGCCTCGGGCTCCACCATCCTTGCTCTCAAGCAGGGTGATGAGGTCTGGCTGCAAATCTTCTACTCAGAGCAGAATGGACTCTTCTACGACCCGTACTGGACCGACAGCCTCTTCACAGGCTTCCTCATCTACGCTGACCAGGACAACCCCAATGAGGTGTAG